The Caproicibacterium lactatifermentans genome contains a region encoding:
- a CDS encoding class I SAM-dependent methyltransferase yields the protein MLNSVFPDLHGKHVLVPSSGDNGAVFAFYLLGAKVTSADLSERQLYNAKKIADTQGWDIEFMHDDSMMLEHIKDSEYDLVYTSNGVHVWINDLASMYGSFLRVLKPGGSYIMFETHPFVRPFNSDAADRMQFAVEKLYESTGPFGEIPTYDWRIMDFVNAMLDAGLVIRHMEEFHSQPGFFDCWWYKTLTEAEADNNMKFNWKKNPWAALPQWIGFHAQKGMGI from the coding sequence ATGCTGAATTCCGTATTTCCCGATTTGCACGGTAAGCATGTGCTTGTACCATCCAGCGGTGACAACGGAGCAGTGTTCGCGTTTTATCTGCTTGGCGCGAAAGTCACTTCAGCAGATCTTTCGGAGCGCCAGCTTTACAACGCAAAGAAGATTGCCGACACGCAGGGCTGGGATATCGAGTTTATGCACGATGACAGCATGATGCTTGAGCACATCAAAGACAGTGAATACGACCTCGTTTACACCTCAAACGGCGTACATGTGTGGATAAACGATCTCGCATCGATGTATGGCAGCTTTTTGCGGGTGCTTAAGCCGGGCGGGAGCTACATCATGTTTGAGACCCATCCTTTTGTCCGCCCGTTTAACAGTGATGCTGCCGACAGGATGCAGTTTGCAGTAGAAAAGCTCTACGAGAGCACCGGCCCGTTCGGAGAAATACCGACCTACGATTGGCGTATCATGGATTTTGTAAACGCCATGCTGGATGCGGGGCTTGTCATCCGGCATATGGAAGAATTTCATTCGCAACCGGGTTTCTTTGACTGCTGGTGGTACAAAACGCTTACGGAAGCCGAAGCGGATAACAATATGAAATTCAACTGGAAGAAAAATCCCTGGGCGGCACTTCCCCAGTGGATTGGCTTCCATGCACAGAAAGGAATGGGCATATAA
- the hcp gene encoding hydroxylamine reductase produces MSMFCYQCQETAGGKGCTVHGVCGKSEEVAKLQDLLIYTLKGISEIVVKGKINVKSLGQTNYEVLNSLFMTITNANFDADSIEKQIVKMIAVRDKLRNSTDCADLHDAATFTVSCRVSMLGKAASIGVLSTADEDVRSLREMITYGLKGMAAYTEHAKNIGKEDLSINAFLYEALAATLDDSLSVDDLVALTLKTGEYGVKAMALLDEANTSRFGNPEITKVNIGVRKNPAILISGHDLTDLEQLLEQTKGTGVDVYTHSEMLPAHYYPAFKKYENFAGNYGNAWWKQLNEFVSFHGPILFTTNCIVPPRSEEVRNRIFTTGSAGFPGCKHIEADKNGKKDFSEIIALAKTLPAPDEIETGSIVGGFAHNQVFALADKIVDAVKSGAIKKFFVMAGCDGRMKSREYYTEFAKKLPKDTVILTAGCAKYRYNKLQLGDIGGIPRVLDAGQCNDSYSLVLIALKLKEIFGLDDINDLPIVYNIAWYEQKAVIVLLALLSLGVKNIHLGPTLPGFLSPNVAKVLVEKFGIAGVGTADDDIERFMNA; encoded by the coding sequence ATGAGTATGTTTTGTTATCAGTGTCAAGAAACCGCGGGCGGCAAAGGCTGCACCGTACACGGCGTGTGTGGAAAGTCCGAAGAGGTCGCAAAGCTGCAAGACCTTTTGATTTACACGCTGAAAGGCATTTCCGAAATTGTGGTCAAAGGGAAAATCAATGTTAAAAGTCTTGGCCAGACAAACTACGAAGTCCTCAATAGTTTGTTCATGACCATCACCAACGCAAACTTCGACGCTGACTCGATTGAAAAGCAGATTGTGAAAATGATTGCCGTCAGGGATAAGCTCCGGAATTCCACAGACTGTGCGGATTTGCATGACGCGGCGACCTTCACGGTCAGCTGCCGAGTGTCCATGCTGGGAAAAGCCGCTTCCATCGGCGTGCTGTCAACCGCGGACGAGGACGTACGTTCCCTCCGCGAAATGATTACGTACGGATTGAAAGGTATGGCCGCTTACACCGAGCACGCCAAAAACATCGGGAAAGAAGACCTGTCTATCAATGCCTTTCTCTATGAGGCGCTGGCGGCAACGCTGGACGATTCCCTCTCTGTCGACGATTTGGTAGCGCTGACGCTGAAAACCGGTGAATATGGCGTGAAGGCTATGGCACTTCTGGATGAAGCCAACACTTCACGGTTCGGCAATCCTGAAATCACCAAAGTGAATATCGGCGTCCGCAAAAACCCCGCAATCCTGATTTCCGGCCACGACCTAACCGACTTGGAACAGCTCTTGGAGCAGACCAAAGGCACCGGCGTGGATGTGTACACCCACAGCGAGATGCTTCCCGCCCACTATTATCCTGCTTTCAAAAAATATGAAAACTTTGCCGGGAATTATGGCAATGCGTGGTGGAAACAACTGAATGAGTTTGTATCCTTCCATGGCCCCATTCTCTTTACTACCAACTGCATCGTCCCACCCAGAAGTGAAGAGGTCCGGAACAGAATCTTTACCACGGGTTCCGCGGGATTCCCTGGCTGCAAACATATTGAAGCGGATAAAAACGGCAAAAAAGATTTTTCCGAAATTATTGCACTTGCCAAAACACTCCCTGCCCCCGACGAAATCGAAACCGGCAGCATTGTCGGCGGCTTCGCCCACAATCAGGTGTTCGCGCTGGCGGACAAAATCGTAGACGCTGTCAAATCCGGCGCAATCAAAAAATTCTTTGTCATGGCTGGCTGCGATGGACGTATGAAATCCCGGGAATATTACACTGAGTTTGCCAAAAAGCTCCCGAAGGATACGGTGATTCTCACCGCCGGCTGCGCGAAGTATCGCTACAATAAGCTCCAGCTGGGCGATATTGGCGGAATTCCGAGGGTTCTGGACGCCGGTCAATGTAACGACTCCTACTCTCTTGTCCTCATCGCACTTAAGCTCAAGGAAATTTTCGGGTTGGACGACATCAATGACCTGCCCATCGTTTACAATATCGCATGGTACGAGCAGAAGGCTGTCATTGTCCTGCTGGCACTTCTGTCCCTTGGCGTAAAAAACATTCACCTCGGCCCCACACTGCCCGGCTTTCTATCGCCCAACGTAGCCAAAGTGCTGGTTGAAAAATTCGGCATTGCGGGCGTGGGAACAGCAGACGATGACATTGAGCGGTTCATGAACGCCTGA
- a CDS encoding 4Fe-4S binding protein → MIRKIIKIDEKKCNGCGLCANACHEGAIGIVNGKAKLLRDDYCDGLGDCLPTCPTGAIRFEEREAKEYDKAAVMKSKQSKQQGTLPCGCPGTQSKTIHRESQCKTTCTESSENKSQLMQWPVQIKLVPVRAPYFSDANLLVAADCTAYAYGDFHNKFIRNRVALIGCPKLDEGDYSEKLTEIIKNNSIKSVTVVRMEVPCCGGIENAVKRALQNSGKMIPWQVVTIATDGNILD, encoded by the coding sequence ATGATTCGAAAAATCATCAAAATTGACGAGAAAAAATGCAATGGCTGCGGGCTGTGCGCAAACGCCTGCCATGAAGGGGCAATCGGCATAGTAAATGGAAAGGCCAAGCTCCTGCGTGACGACTACTGTGACGGACTCGGTGACTGCCTGCCGACCTGCCCAACGGGAGCCATCCGCTTTGAAGAACGCGAAGCGAAAGAATATGACAAAGCCGCCGTAATGAAAAGCAAGCAGAGTAAACAGCAAGGGACACTGCCCTGTGGATGTCCAGGCACACAGTCTAAAACCATTCATCGGGAATCCCAGTGCAAGACCACCTGTACCGAATCTTCTGAGAATAAAAGCCAGCTTATGCAGTGGCCCGTCCAGATTAAGCTTGTGCCGGTCCGCGCGCCGTATTTCTCGGATGCCAACCTGCTGGTCGCGGCCGACTGCACAGCCTATGCCTATGGCGATTTCCACAACAAGTTCATCCGAAACAGGGTGGCTCTGATTGGCTGTCCTAAACTGGACGAAGGGGATTACAGTGAAAAACTGACGGAAATCATCAAAAACAACAGCATCAAAAGCGTCACGGTCGTCAGAATGGAAGTTCCCTGCTGCGGTGGAATTGAAAATGCGGTGAAACGGGCGCTTCAAAACAGCGGCAAAATGATTCCCTGGCAGGTCGTGACGATTGCAACCGACGGAAATATCCTGGATTAA
- a CDS encoding Crp/Fnr family transcriptional regulator yields the protein MKNYLDVLKTVPLFKGIEEENIQPLLSCLSAQPIHFEKEQTVFSGGENIKRFGIVLSGQVQVVQDDYYGNRNILGQIDIGNLFGESFACAETKTPPISVITTTTSDLLFIDCHRLAVPCTRACSFHSKLIQNMLRIISMKNISLTKKIEVISKRTTREKLLAFLSTEAKRVGCSRFCISFNRQELADYLSVERSAMSAELSKLRDEGVLKFHKNQFELLQGTVRPSV from the coding sequence ATGAAAAATTATTTAGATGTATTGAAAACAGTACCATTATTCAAAGGCATTGAAGAAGAGAACATACAGCCGCTTTTATCATGCTTGTCCGCACAGCCGATTCATTTTGAAAAAGAGCAAACCGTATTTTCTGGTGGTGAAAATATCAAACGGTTCGGTATTGTCCTATCAGGGCAGGTCCAGGTTGTGCAGGACGATTATTATGGAAACAGAAATATTCTTGGACAAATTGACATCGGGAATCTGTTTGGGGAGTCCTTTGCCTGTGCGGAAACAAAGACGCCTCCAATCAGTGTGATTACAACGACCACAAGCGATCTCCTTTTCATCGACTGTCACAGGCTTGCTGTTCCCTGTACCAGGGCATGCAGCTTTCACAGCAAGCTCATTCAGAATATGCTGCGTATCATATCCATGAAAAATATATCGCTGACGAAAAAGATAGAAGTCATATCCAAACGCACCACGCGTGAAAAACTACTGGCCTTTCTTTCGACGGAGGCCAAAAGAGTGGGGTGCAGTCGATTCTGCATTTCGTTTAATCGGCAGGAACTCGCGGATTATTTATCTGTCGAACGCAGCGCCATGTCTGCGGAGCTTTCCAAGCTCAGGGACGAAGGCGTTCTCAAGTTTCATAAAAACCAGTTTGAACTGCTGCAGGGAACCGTACGGCCGTCAGTTTGA
- the mscL gene encoding large-conductance mechanosensitive channel protein MscL, whose product MKKFFEEFREFATRGNVIDMAVGVVIGSAFSSIVNSLVKDILMPFLGLLTGKVNFSGLSITLGGKAVLTYGAFLQAVFNFLLITLAIFFLVKTVNRLNSLRGKKEEKAEEAAPTKEELLLTEIRDLLKKGNEEQPND is encoded by the coding sequence ATGAAAAAGTTTTTTGAGGAATTTCGGGAATTTGCCACACGCGGGAATGTCATCGATATGGCCGTCGGCGTCGTCATAGGCTCTGCTTTCAGTTCCATTGTCAACTCCCTTGTAAAGGATATTCTCATGCCATTCCTGGGCCTTTTGACCGGCAAAGTTAATTTTTCCGGTCTTTCCATTACGCTTGGCGGAAAAGCCGTACTGACCTACGGCGCATTTTTGCAGGCTGTTTTCAATTTTCTGCTGATAACCTTAGCGATCTTCTTCCTGGTTAAAACCGTTAATCGGCTGAACAGCCTGCGCGGTAAAAAAGAGGAAAAAGCCGAAGAAGCTGCCCCAACAAAAGAAGAGCTGCTGCTGACGGAAATTCGTGACCTTCTGAAAAAAGGAAACGAAGAACAACCAAATGACTGA
- a CDS encoding COG2426 family protein yields MWNSMFGKILMTFLISMVPVVELRGAIPIAVANGVNLWVAILVSIIGNMVPVPFIIVFIKRIFSWLRKKSVRFERIVNKLETRAAKKSDSVQKYAFWGLFILVAIPLPGTGAWTGALVAAMLEMPMKKAIPSILMGVIAAGVIVAFVTYGAGALFFHG; encoded by the coding sequence ATGTGGAATAGTATGTTTGGGAAAATCTTAATGACGTTTCTTATCTCCATGGTGCCCGTTGTGGAGCTGCGCGGAGCCATTCCCATTGCGGTGGCAAATGGTGTAAACCTGTGGGTCGCCATTTTGGTTTCCATTATCGGCAATATGGTGCCGGTGCCATTTATCATTGTTTTCATCAAGCGTATTTTTTCATGGCTGCGCAAAAAAAGTGTGCGCTTTGAAAGAATAGTCAACAAGCTGGAAACACGGGCGGCGAAAAAATCGGATTCCGTACAAAAATACGCGTTTTGGGGCCTGTTTATCCTGGTTGCTATTCCGCTGCCGGGAACTGGCGCGTGGACCGGTGCGCTGGTGGCGGCAATGTTGGAAATGCCAATGAAAAAGGCAATCCCGTCCATCCTAATGGGTGTAATTGCGGCGGGTGTCATTGTTGCTTTTGTCACGTATGGAGCAGGAGCACTGTTTTTTCACGGATAG
- a CDS encoding phosphatase PAP2 family protein, translated as MGGFITGLDWSVLGWIHENLSCQFLDILMPMITALGNGAFFWIVAGAVLFLQRKHRRQGLALLLALGACALLGNLLLKPLVARPRPCIQNPNIPLLIPVPHGYSFPSGHAMTSAAGAAVLRRTNSPFQRAAVPLALLIAFSRLYLYVHFPSDVLCGLILGAGIGCLFLRQWPGRQLSA; from the coding sequence ATGGGCGGATTCATTACAGGACTCGACTGGTCTGTTCTCGGGTGGATACACGAAAACCTTTCCTGTCAGTTCCTAGATATTTTAATGCCTATGATTACGGCGCTGGGAAACGGCGCCTTTTTTTGGATTGTGGCGGGAGCAGTGCTCTTCCTGCAAAGAAAGCATCGCCGGCAAGGACTGGCACTGCTGCTGGCACTTGGGGCGTGTGCGCTACTGGGGAATCTGCTTTTGAAGCCGCTGGTTGCCCGTCCACGGCCGTGCATACAGAACCCAAATATTCCGCTGCTGATTCCTGTACCGCATGGGTATTCGTTTCCCTCTGGCCATGCCATGACTTCCGCCGCCGGTGCCGCCGTGCTGCGCCGAACCAACAGCCCTTTCCAACGGGCGGCAGTACCGTTGGCATTGCTGATTGCCTTTTCCCGCCTGTATTTGTACGTCCATTTTCCCAGTGACGTATTGTGTGGGTTGATTTTGGGCGCCGGTATTGGCTGCCTGTTTCTGCGTCAGTGGCCGGGACGGCAGTTGTCTGCTTGA
- a CDS encoding BglG family transcription antiterminator: MLTERQQKILKILHGQEKYITIRQIAEQIHFSPKTVRNDLLQVRTFLQQNQLGELTAKPKKGFRLLMTAEEWDKLQSLLRFSARDIPKEKRKYAVCALLLQDRAVGMAELEKKLYLSRSGAEKALEEARQWLEERGICLQKKRGRGFLTECSELVRRMTAAELFVLYRSESGIGTDQGFLTNVSRFLNGFDASGVLSSTANTEEEYGFHFAYNARQTLLFLISFALFRCRAKAPLAECPLKNRPAFSQRVTAALVQQLEHSYSVRIPPAEREYLLFCVSACEIQEFEDTKALQMCEQEEPQTLATVQRFVRLTSDLLGLDLRADSALEKDLFLYLRSAVEKLRYGIYIPNPLLAQVKGEYPNVYAVVWTTSVLLGDSLQVELTENEVGYLTVYVVGAVERASAQVKICILCSYGVGVSQLLKQQIERLLPNISVIRIATVQEPDCVRRSGCDFVITAENIGDTFGGKDVVVVDNFLIPYDIRKIQKKMFEVLQRKMEHITKNTDLQQIRLFDSRFVYFCDHAEKTALLQTMCGDLEEKGYVLPGFNESVLQREKAASTQVGRRIAIPHGSTRYVVRPIIAVAVLKNSIPWDRQDTADFVFLLAIQPDSLLHMKPQMMKFYKVLSALIDDEKTLNEVKKMTDRQEFADYMNHLTQ, encoded by the coding sequence ATGCTGACCGAGCGGCAGCAGAAAATCCTAAAGATTTTACATGGGCAGGAGAAGTATATTACGATTCGCCAGATTGCGGAGCAAATTCACTTTTCACCGAAAACTGTACGCAATGACCTTTTGCAGGTGCGCACCTTTTTGCAGCAGAACCAGCTGGGCGAACTGACCGCAAAGCCGAAAAAAGGATTCCGGCTTCTGATGACAGCGGAGGAATGGGATAAGCTGCAAAGTTTACTTCGCTTCTCTGCACGAGATATTCCAAAAGAAAAACGGAAATATGCGGTATGCGCACTTCTGCTGCAGGATCGTGCCGTCGGTATGGCGGAACTGGAGAAAAAACTTTACTTAAGCCGTTCCGGTGCAGAAAAAGCACTGGAGGAAGCACGGCAGTGGTTGGAAGAGCGCGGCATTTGTCTGCAGAAAAAACGCGGCAGAGGATTTTTGACCGAATGCAGTGAACTTGTTCGCCGCATGACGGCGGCGGAGCTGTTTGTGCTGTACCGTTCCGAAAGCGGCATCGGCACAGACCAGGGATTCCTGACAAATGTATCGCGCTTTTTGAATGGCTTTGACGCCTCTGGCGTTCTTTCCAGCACCGCGAATACAGAAGAGGAATATGGATTTCACTTTGCATATAACGCCCGCCAGACACTCCTTTTCTTAATTTCCTTTGCCCTATTCCGCTGCAGGGCAAAGGCACCCCTTGCCGAATGTCCTTTGAAAAATCGGCCTGCATTCAGCCAAAGGGTGACGGCGGCCCTGGTGCAGCAGCTGGAGCATTCGTACAGTGTCCGGATACCGCCGGCGGAAAGGGAGTACCTTCTTTTTTGTGTCAGTGCCTGTGAAATACAGGAATTTGAGGACACAAAGGCCCTGCAGATGTGTGAGCAGGAGGAGCCGCAGACGCTGGCCACGGTACAGCGCTTTGTCAGACTGACAAGCGATTTGCTGGGGCTTGACCTGCGTGCAGACAGCGCGTTGGAAAAAGACCTGTTTCTTTACCTGCGCTCCGCGGTGGAAAAACTGCGCTATGGCATTTACATTCCCAATCCGCTGCTTGCCCAAGTAAAAGGAGAATACCCGAATGTATATGCGGTTGTATGGACCACCAGCGTGCTGTTGGGAGACAGCCTGCAGGTAGAACTGACGGAAAATGAGGTCGGCTATCTGACCGTTTATGTTGTTGGGGCAGTAGAGCGTGCCAGCGCACAGGTGAAAATCTGCATTCTGTGCAGTTACGGTGTTGGTGTTTCTCAGCTGCTGAAACAGCAGATTGAACGGCTGCTTCCCAACATTTCTGTCATTCGTATTGCCACTGTACAGGAACCGGACTGTGTCCGCCGAAGCGGCTGTGACTTTGTCATCACCGCCGAAAATATCGGTGATACGTTCGGCGGCAAAGATGTTGTTGTGGTGGACAATTTTCTGATTCCCTATGACATTCGGAAAATACAAAAAAAGATGTTCGAAGTACTGCAGCGTAAAATGGAGCATATTACAAAAAACACCGACCTGCAGCAGATTCGTTTGTTTGACAGCCGCTTTGTTTATTTTTGTGACCATGCGGAAAAAACAGCTTTGCTGCAAACCATGTGTGGCGACCTGGAAGAAAAGGGATACGTTCTGCCCGGCTTTAATGAATCGGTTCTGCAGAGGGAAAAAGCCGCCTCTACGCAGGTCGGCCGCCGCATTGCCATTCCGCACGGTTCCACCCGCTATGTTGTGCGCCCAATCATTGCGGTAGCTGTCCTAAAAAATTCCATTCCTTGGGACAGGCAGGATACGGCGGACTTCGTTTTCCTGTTGGCAATTCAGCCGGACAGCCTGCTGCACATGAAGCCGCAGATGATGAAATTTTACAAAGTGCTTTCCGCACTGATTGATGATGAAAAGACGCTGAACGAAGTCAAAAAGATGACAGACCGGCAGGAATTTGCCGATTATATGAACCATCTGACACAGTGA
- a CDS encoding PTS sugar transporter subunit IIA, with translation MIKDLLKPENIHFDVNPGHSKKSALKAISKLCGEHYSTIKESALYKNFVGREKIESTGFGGGIAIPHAKIDNLTNPFIAIVRFSKPVDWDSIDGKSVQVAIALVMPTVDTDNTHLEVLSHFSRKLADDEFLNRLLTEPDAVALYNYIIEQMGEELK, from the coding sequence ATGATTAAAGATTTACTGAAACCGGAAAACATCCACTTCGATGTTAACCCCGGGCACAGTAAAAAGTCGGCGCTGAAGGCAATCAGCAAACTGTGCGGTGAGCACTACAGCACAATCAAGGAAAGTGCGCTGTATAAAAACTTTGTCGGCAGGGAGAAGATTGAATCCACAGGATTTGGCGGCGGCATAGCGATTCCACACGCAAAGATTGACAACCTCACGAATCCATTTATTGCGATTGTCCGCTTTTCGAAGCCGGTGGACTGGGACTCTATTGATGGTAAGTCGGTTCAGGTGGCAATTGCACTGGTGATGCCTACGGTAGATACAGACAATACACATCTGGAGGTGCTGTCCCACTTTTCCCGCAAGCTGGCGGACGATGAGTTCCTGAACCGTCTGCTTACGGAACCAGATGCGGTGGCACTTTACAACTATATTATTGAGCAGATGGGGGAAGAGTTAAAGTGA
- a CDS encoding PTS fructose transporter subunit IIC, whose product MKIVGVTKCPVGIAHTYLAAEKLEKAAKALQYEVKIETQGAQGTENKLTPEDVASADYVIVAADVAIEGKERFNGKKTLVLPIKDVIKDASGVLQSLPTRAQTYSSSEEGTEEGEAEKKESSGDVSAGKTAMKQLMNGVSYMIPFVVVGGLFIAVSISCGGTPTAKGMVVSPGFWSKVNQIGSMGFNLMIPILAGFIAYAISGRAALAPAMISAMVANSKEILGTSAGTGFLGAILVGYLAGYLVKWMNSWRVSKSLRPVMPIFVIPILGTAAVSAALILFLGAPISWLMTALNNALTFLSKNPATAIPLGLLLGAMIGVDMGGPINKVAFLFGTASIVTGTPQIMGAVACAIPVPPLAMGLATLVGKKCFDEEERAAGIPALLMGLIGITEGAIPFASCDPKRAIPSIVVGSSVASALGMVLGITDVVPHGGPIVGFLGATNSLPLFLLTIGVGTVVSMLMVIALKSRKQKKEFAGKAS is encoded by the coding sequence GTGAAAATCGTTGGCGTGACCAAGTGCCCTGTTGGTATCGCCCATACCTATCTGGCAGCAGAAAAGCTGGAGAAAGCAGCAAAGGCACTGCAGTATGAAGTGAAAATTGAAACACAGGGCGCACAGGGAACCGAAAACAAACTGACACCGGAAGATGTTGCATCGGCGGATTACGTTATTGTTGCCGCGGATGTCGCCATTGAGGGAAAAGAACGTTTTAACGGCAAAAAAACGCTGGTTTTGCCCATTAAAGATGTTATCAAAGATGCCAGCGGGGTTTTGCAGTCGCTGCCAACACGTGCACAGACTTACAGCAGCAGTGAGGAAGGCACCGAGGAGGGCGAAGCGGAGAAGAAAGAATCATCTGGCGATGTCAGTGCAGGCAAAACAGCCATGAAGCAGCTGATGAATGGTGTTTCCTACATGATTCCGTTCGTCGTTGTCGGCGGCCTGTTTATCGCTGTGTCCATTTCCTGCGGTGGTACACCCACGGCAAAGGGCATGGTTGTTTCGCCGGGGTTCTGGAGTAAGGTAAACCAGATAGGCAGCATGGGCTTTAATCTGATGATTCCAATTCTGGCGGGCTTTATCGCTTATGCAATCTCTGGTCGTGCGGCACTGGCACCGGCCATGATTTCCGCTATGGTTGCAAATAGCAAGGAAATTCTCGGTACATCCGCCGGCACCGGATTCCTCGGCGCTATTTTGGTCGGCTACCTGGCCGGTTATCTGGTCAAATGGATGAACAGCTGGAGGGTATCGAAGAGCCTGCGGCCAGTCATGCCGATTTTTGTGATTCCGATTTTGGGCACAGCGGCAGTTTCGGCCGCACTGATTCTGTTCCTCGGTGCGCCGATTTCCTGGCTGATGACTGCCCTGAACAACGCACTGACTTTTCTGTCTAAAAATCCGGCGACAGCCATTCCACTCGGTCTGCTGCTTGGTGCTATGATAGGTGTCGATATGGGCGGCCCAATCAACAAGGTCGCGTTCCTATTTGGTACAGCCTCCATTGTTACGGGTACGCCGCAGATTATGGGTGCGGTTGCGTGTGCTATTCCAGTGCCGCCGCTGGCAATGGGACTGGCAACGCTGGTTGGCAAGAAATGCTTTGATGAAGAAGAACGCGCTGCCGGCATTCCGGCACTGCTGATGGGACTTATCGGCATTACCGAAGGTGCCATTCCGTTTGCTTCCTGTGACCCGAAGCGTGCCATTCCCAGCATTGTTGTTGGCAGCAGTGTTGCCTCGGCACTGGGCATGGTCCTTGGCATTACAGATGTGGTCCCGCACGGCGGTCCGATTGTTGGTTTCTTGGGTGCAACCAACAGTCTGCCGCTATTCCTGCTGACGATTGGCGTGGGCACGGTTGTTTCCATGCTGATGGTTATCGCCCTAAAAAGCAGGAAACAGAAGAAAGAATTCGCAGGCAAAGCAAGCTGA
- a CDS encoding HPr family phosphocarrier protein, producing MQKFTYTVTDPQGLHARPAGLLVKCAQGCTSSVQMAAKSRSADAKRIFAVMGLGVKKDDEITFSVEGASEAKDAAELKAFCEKNL from the coding sequence ATGCAGAAATTCACCTATACCGTTACCGACCCGCAGGGCCTTCACGCTCGTCCAGCAGGACTTTTGGTCAAATGCGCACAGGGGTGTACATCTTCCGTACAGATGGCTGCCAAGAGCCGCAGTGCAGACGCAAAGCGTATTTTTGCGGTTATGGGCCTTGGTGTTAAGAAAGACGACGAAATCACCTTTTCTGTGGAAGGCGCCAGTGAGGCCAAAGATGCTGCAGAATTGAAGGCCTTTTGCGAAAAGAACCTGTAA